The sequence GACCGTATTCTTTCCCGACTGTGTGGAGAAACACGGCCGAGACCACCACGTCGAAATAGTTGTCCCCGAACGGAAGCCGTCTTACGTCGCCTTCTCGGCAAGTCACGTACTCTTGCACTCCTATATGTTACAGTCTCCACAACATAAGGTTTATCGATTTactaatcaaaataataaacgcgttttaatttaaaaaacatagtggataataatataaaaatttgtatgaaaataatatatgttttctgACCCGAAAAAACAatatatgtttgaacaaaaaaaaacagtatatgTAATGAAAACTAATAGTAGTGGTTGGTCAACGAGAAAAGAATACGAAACGTAAAATTAGTCAAAAAGTCAACGGAATTAATAACTCAAGAGTCAAGACGCACGCACCTTCCATGTGAGCCGTGCGGAGAGTAGAGAGAGTTGTCGACATGGATCGGTCTAACCCGACGACCCGACCCGAACTACCGGTTTTCTTAAGCTGCGTCGCCACCGCATTCAGCAAGACCCCTCGACCGCAGCCGAGATCAAGCGCCGTCTTCACGCTCGACCAATCTCCCACCGATCCGACCATCCTCTGCGCCATCTCGTACCGTAGAGGCACGGCTGAGTAGAAAAAGTTCGCCGCCGCGAAGAACAAACACACGGCGGAGAGCGCGGTTACGGCTCCGAAGAAACCTGCGGAGAATCTAGCCGCGGCCGCGGAGGAGCTGGAGAAGAGGAAGGAGTCGAGGAAGAGGCAGATGGGGTGGaagtagaggaagaagaaggtggaGAGTAGAGAGAAAGCAATGGCgttgaggaggaggaagaagagagtgtGTTTCTGCTCGATGCCGTAGATGGCGTAGATCTGAGCCCAATCTCTCGTCCCGCTCGTCTTCCCCATTATAGATCAAAtcttggagaaagaagaagaagaagaagaaacagagacgGTTACAAAAGTATGTTTCAAAGATGGATGATAACACGAGAAAGAGAGGAACCCTTCTCTGACACAATTCAGACCGTCAGTTATTTTTTATgacagttatatatatatagaagctcCACATGAAAAACATCCATCGCCATATACGTATATAACGTGACGTATActtttatgtgtatatatttgtttttgtgttcAACATTCAAACACAAACGTGAGATGAACAACTGTTtagtagtattttttttttttaatgtgtaaACCGTCCCTTTatgatttatttgtatttatcatttaaatcattaatgGCATTTTATCTGAATTTAGGCTGTTTGTTCGGTGAGTGACCACTCGTTcgtgtttttatttctttcctacaagttttaaatttgaatttaaactTGTTTGTTCGGTGACTTGTCACTCTGAAGAGTGAAGAgtgtagtaatttttttttcatatatgtgaAATTGATATATGAAGTCCCTTAACTAAAGttcactttcttttttttcttttcttgttttgtcGTTTAGAAAATATTCAAACTTGTTTCATTTCCCTTAATCATGCATCATGCATGATTATTTCATGCCTAGcttttaaaactctttgttttatttctatttttgtttattcatgCCTTTTAAACAATACTATATTTGGATCTGCttgtcaaaaatatattaactatttacagGAGAAGGTAtacatgttatatatttttacttttcaatatgcattttatatttttgccaACAAATAAATAGAAATCATATATCgatgtaattattttaatttttttgatttatattataatattattttatctttcaATCAGCACTTGCTCATTATTTTTagct is a genomic window of Brassica napus cultivar Da-Ae chromosome A2, Da-Ae, whole genome shotgun sequence containing:
- the LOC106418570 gene encoding uncharacterized protein LOC106418570, which encodes MGKTSGTRDWAQIYAIYGIEQKHTLFFLLLNAIAFSLLSTFFFLYFHPICLFLDSFLFSSSSAAAARFSAGFFGAVTALSAVCLFFAAANFFYSAVPLRYEMAQRMVGSVGDWSSVKTALDLGCGRGVLLNAVATQLKKTGSSGRVVGLDRSMSTTLSTLRTAHMEGVQEYVTCREGDVRRLPFGDNYFDVVVSAVFLHTVGKEYGQKTVEAAAERTRVLGEAVRVLKPGGVGVLWDLVHVPEYVRRLQELRMEEIRVSKRVTAFMVKSHMVSFKKPSQHFVGPGEVRLDWRC